Below is a genomic region from Kribbella qitaiheensis.
ATCAACCCCGGACAGGCGGCGACCGCCGTACCGGTGACCGCCGGCAAGTGGCCGGTGCGGGTGGTGAACGGAGAGCCATCCTTTACCAACCTGCTTGATGCACTGAACGCCTGGCAGTTGGTGCGCGAGGCGAGTCAGGCCCTTGGGAAGCCGGCGGCGACGTCCTTCAAGCACGTCTCCCCCGCCGGTGCCGCCGTCGCGGGGCCTGTCGACGAGGTCATGGCCAGCCTGTACGGCGTGGACGGCAGCCGCGTCGGTGAACTCACCAGTGCGTACCTGCGCGCACGTGATGCCGACCCGAAGTCGTCGTACGGCGACTTCGCGGCTGTGTCCCACCCGGTCGACCTGGAGTTGGCCGACGTGCTGGCCGGTCTGGTCTGTGACGGCATCATCGCGCCCGGGTACGAGCCGGGAACGGTTGAACGGCTCAGCGCGAAGAAGAAGGGGCGATTCCTGGTCATGGAGATCGACCAGGCATTCGTGCCGCCGCGGGAAGAGGCTCGGGAGGTGTTCGGCGTACGGCTGAGTCAGGAGCGGCCCCGGAGTTCGGAGGCCGCACTGGAGCAGGTCACGGGCGATGTTCTGCCGGATGAGGCTGTGGAGGATCTCAGGCTGGGCATGGCGGTGTTGCGGTATACGCAGTCCAACTCGGTCTGTTACGTGCGAGGCGGGATGACTATCGGGATCGGGGCCGGGCAGCAGTCGCGGGTGGATTGCACTCGGCTCGCCGGGGCGAAGGCCGACATCTGGTGGCTCAGGCGGCATCCGGCGGTCCGCGAGCTGGCGTTTGGGGAGGAAGTGCGGCGCCAGGATCGGATCAACTGGCAGGTTCGCTGGTGCGAAGGCGACCTGACGGCGGAGGAACTCCAACGGCTGAAGCACGATCTGGCCAGACCAGCCGGACCAGCCGGACCAGCGGAGGCTTTCGGGCAGCGCGAGGAGGCGCAAGGGCTCGATTGGCGCACGGAGTGGCTACGGGGTCTTGAGCGGGTCGCCTTCGTGTCCGATGGAGCGCTGCCGTTTCGCGACAATGTCGATCACGCTCACCGGCACGGAGTGCGCTTCATCGCTGAGTCGGGTGGGTCGGTCAGGTCGGACGAGGTGGCGGCTGCCTGTCGTGAGTACGGGATCAGCCTCGCCCGCACCGGCGTCAGGCTGTTTCATCACTGACGCAGCAACAACGCACAACGCAACCCGGGCACGAGTGCGCCCGGGGTGCGAGTGGTCAGCGGCCGAAGTCGGAGTCCTTGGGGACTTCCAGGTCGGATTTCGCGAGTTCTTCGATGTTGACGTCGCGGAAGGTGACCACCTTCGCGTTCTTCACGAACCGGGCCGAGCGGTAGACGTCCCAGACCCAGGCATCGGCCATCGTCACCTCGAAGTAGACGTCACCGCCTTCGGTACGGACTTTCAGGTCTACCGCGTTGCACAGGTAGAAGCGCCGCTCGGTCTCCACGACGTACTTGAAGATCCCGACGACGTCTTTGTACTCCCGATAGAGCTGTAGCTCCATATCGGTCTCGTACTTCTCAAGGTCGTCAGCGCTCATCGGCTCTCCACTCCGGTGGGACTGGTCACATTCTGTCCCATATCGGGCCGCAGACTGCGGCGGACATTCTCGAACCGCCGTCGATGTTGCGGACACGGGCCGTATTCGTCCAGCGCCGCCTGGTGTTCAGGCGTGCAGTACCCCTTGTGAACCGCGAAGTCGTACTGCGGATACACCTCGTGCCAGTGCTCCATGATCCGGTCCCGGGTCA
It encodes:
- a CDS encoding phosphoribosylaminoimidazolecarboxamide formyltransferase gives rise to the protein MDLRYGINPGQAATAVPVTAGKWPVRVVNGEPSFTNLLDALNAWQLVREASQALGKPAATSFKHVSPAGAAVAGPVDEVMASLYGVDGSRVGELTSAYLRARDADPKSSYGDFAAVSHPVDLELADVLAGLVCDGIIAPGYEPGTVERLSAKKKGRFLVMEIDQAFVPPREEAREVFGVRLSQERPRSSEAALEQVTGDVLPDEAVEDLRLGMAVLRYTQSNSVCYVRGGMTIGIGAGQQSRVDCTRLAGAKADIWWLRRHPAVRELAFGEEVRRQDRINWQVRWCEGDLTAEELQRLKHDLARPAGPAGPAEAFGQREEAQGLDWRTEWLRGLERVAFVSDGALPFRDNVDHAHRHGVRFIAESGGSVRSDEVAAACREYGISLARTGVRLFHH
- a CDS encoding DUF2469 domain-containing protein, with protein sequence MSADDLEKYETDMELQLYREYKDVVGIFKYVVETERRFYLCNAVDLKVRTEGGDVYFEVTMADAWVWDVYRSARFVKNAKVVTFRDVNIEELAKSDLEVPKDSDFGR